The DNA region GAAACGGTAATTAGCCGTTTCCGCCTCCAGCTTAACCACTATTTTTCCATTTTCGGGTGTATATTTCACAGCATTGGATAGCAAATTGAAATAGATACGCTCCATCTTCTCACTATCCGCCATCATGCGGAAATCGGTGTCAGGTGTAGCTTCAAAAGAGAAAGAGATATGCTTTTTCAACAACGCCATACGGAAAGAATCATTCCAGCCGCGGAAACTACTTAAAAAATCGAATGGTTCCAAATGAAGTTCCATCCGCCCGTTCTCTACCTTACGGAAATCAAGAATTTGATTAACAAGACGAAGAAGGATGTTAGCATTCTTCTTCATCAGTTCCAGTAACTGATGCGGATGCTCTCCAAGAGATTTATCGGCAAGAAGCTGGTTGATAGGATCTGCTATCAATGTCAACGGAGTGCGGAAATCGTGAGAAACATTCGTGAAGAATACCAGTTTGGCATGGGTGGCCTCTTCCAGTTCGCGAGAAAGCTGTTCCAACTGTTCTTTCTGCTGAATGAGCTGCTCCTTCTGTTGCGTTAACTGTTGCTTCTGTTCTTCCAACTTCTCCTTCTGTCGGGACAGTTCACGATTCAGGCGGTTTTTGGTACGCAAAGAAAGATAAACGGCAACCAATAAACCGATTACCAATAAAAGTACCAATAAGCTGCCATATAATATGACTTGCTGCGTAGCGTAACGATCAAGGAACTGACTCATCTTTCCATTCATCGTTTCTATTTTTTCATCAAGGGTAGCAATATGCGAGGTCTGCATCTGCATAATCTGTGCATTGGTAGCATCTACAACAGAAGTACTCAATATGGTTTCACGAGGGAAATCCCGCTTATTCAGGATATCCATCGCCATCTGTATCACGCGGTCACCGCCGGTAGGATAAATAAACGTGGCATCCAGTTGACCATTCAGCACTTGTTCTACGCCATACCCTTCACCGGGCAAAGCATCCGTACCGATAAAGCACATTTCTTCTGCCCTACCCTGCCGCTCAGCAACATCATAAGCCCCTGCCGCCATTCGGTCGTTCTGTGCAAACACTACATCTATTTCAGGAAAACGCGCCAAAAGAGTATCCATCTTCTCTCCAGCCTCAGAGCGCAGCCAGCCGGCATCTTCACGTGCCAGAAGCTGAATGCCGGGATAAGGAGATATGGCGGCAACAAATCCCTGATGACGGTCCATGGCCGGTGTAGAACCTGTCAAACCGGCTATCTCCACAACGTTTCCTTGTCCATGAAGCATATTAGCAACATAGTTCCCTATTGCTTTTCCTAACTCATAGTTGTCAGCACCTATATAAGCGGTATATTTATCAGAAAGTATCTTGCGGTCGAAAACAATGACGGGGATGCCGCGGTCGTATGCTTCTTCCACCACCGGGGTAATGGGGGCGGCTTCGTTGGGTGCAACTACAAGCAAGTCCACTCCTTCTTTGATGAAATTACGGATATCTTTTATCTGTTCTGCATTATCATCTTTTACCGTACGAATATCAATTTCCACTCCGTCATAGAAAAGTGCCTCGCGCAACATTTCATTGTTCATCTGATGTCGCCATTCATCATCGCTGCACTGGGACACCCCGATACGGAAACGCGCTTCGCGATGGGTACACGAAGCCAGCAGTCCTCCAATAAAAACCGGTATAAATATCAACAGCCAATAAATTCTTCTCATTTTCATTGCATTAGGTCAAAGTATCAGAGAAGAGGATATTCCTTCTCTCCTTAATATTTATATTTGCGGCTGAAACGGACCACAAAATCAATATTCTCCTGAATTAATTGCCGCCCACGTTCAGGGCCTTGCAGCGAATTAATCTGTGCATCAGGCAGCATTCGGTGTTCCAACAGATAGTGAAGCATTTCTTTTGATACCATTTCCGGTTCAACAAGAAGTCTGATGGCCTTCCTCTTCGCCCAATCCGGATTATAATAAGGATTACGCTCATCCTTTATATAAAGAGCACCATCGGGAAGAATAGAAAGTTGCCCGTCCGGAAGAATAAAGACTGCAATATTCCCCTCATCTTTCATCCCTTCCGGCGCCACAAAGTCCGGAGCAAATCCAATATGCTTATCCAACCATTGCATCAAATCTTCATGGCCTGCAAAGTAAATCAACGGATCGTTTCCGGTCACTTGCAACAATTTATCATACAATTCCCGGTCGCTCGCTTTCTTCTCTTCCTGTTCCTCACGCATCTTATAAAAATCTTCAGCATCCTCAATCCATGAGGTTGTACCGCAGACTTGCCAGTTACCGCTATCATAAAAAGCCAGTGAAGCGACCAATCCGTTATGCTTCTCCAAAATGTCATCCTGCAAAGAATCCATGGATGAACGATCTATTGTATAGACAATTCCATCCACACTTTCCACGATAAGTACATCCGCATCATATCCCCTCAATAAATACAGATTATAGGGCAAACATTTCATGCCGGCCAGCAACTCCGCTTCCCGGTCCATTCCCTTATTCTTCAGTATATACTGCGCCCATTCGGGCACAGTCAATGCCAAAGGACCTATTTTAGAACAAATTGCCAAATAAGACACTACAGCATAATCCCTTACGTCATCATCTTCCAGCATTTTGGAGAATTCTTCGTCCACTTCATCTTGATGATCCCATTCACGTTCGTCCTGCAACAGATAGGCGCTTCTGTAAAACTGCGCGCACCAGTCTTTCAACAGATAGAAGTCTTCAAACCATTCGGGCTTATACATTTTTTCCACCAACTCTGTATTGATGGGCGCATTCTCAAATTCTTTATCCAACAGGGTATAGAGCTTATCCGCCAATTGCATCAGTCCCGGATTTTCAGGATTGATAAAAGTACCTTTCTGATATTGCTGTACGCCCATCCAGATGAGGAAACAAATATCTTCCGGATTTATTTCATCCACATAATATCGCGACTCATCCACGTCATAGAAAGGCAGATATTTGCCGTACATTTCCTTATGGACCGCAACAAAAGCACGCCATATCCCCACATCAGAAATAACATCTTCAAAATAAAAGGTTATGAGTTTTGCCAGATTGTGCTGTTCAAATTCTGTTAGTATGTCATTAAGGCCGGCAAAGCGTATATAATCATGTATTTTGTTAGCCAGCTTCACATAATAGGCATCCGAAGCTGACGCAACCGCAAACCAATGCCCTAATCTCCATTCACTGCCGATAATCTTCATTGCAATTTAATTTTATCTGTTCGTTCATGCAGGAATAATCTGCAACGATGACAAATATACTTCCAAAATGCGAAACAGCAAAGCATTGAAGATAAATTCGGATGATAGTTTAATAGTTCAGCCCAAACTGCCACAATGGAATCACATTCATGTAACCGGATTCAATATCATCTTTTACAACGTATCCTTTCTCAACACCTTATAGAAATCTTCCGCAGTCACATATAAGGCTTCATTCCGGTTCAGATTTTCTTTAATATATTGAAGGACCAATGTCGTTTTTCCAACGCCACGCGGACCTACCAGTCCAATCATCCGGTTATCCCAATTGATACGGGAATACATGTAACGATGAAAATCAACATGGGTTTCACGCAACAATTTATCAAAAGTAATCTGAAGTTTCTCCATAATAATATTTGGGGCAAAGATAAAAAACAAATTGCACCATAATAGTGCAATTTATTAGATATTTTGCACTATTAGAGTGCAAAACATCTAATTGTAATCTTTCGGAAACTCAGGCCAACCTGCTCTTAAAAGCAAACGGCAATTCCGGCATGGCCCCACTCTGTGTACAAACATAGGCGGAGACTTCCACAGCCAGTTTATGCGCTTCGGTAACAGGTTTCCCACTAAGTATAGCAGATGTAAAAGCAGCAGTAAAAGAATCACCTGCCCCCACAGTATCGGCAACAGGAACTTTCGGTGTATCCTGATAAGATACTACACCCGGAGTAAATACATAACTGCCATTGGTTCCACAAGTCAGAATCAGCATCTTCAGATTATATTTAGCCAAAAGTATCCAGCATTTATCCTGTAAATCAATACCCGGATAACCGAAGATACGACTGATAGTAACCAGTTCCTCATCATTTATTTTAAGTATATTGCAGCGGCGCATAGATTCGCAGAGTATTTCTTTCGTATAGAATCCCTGACGAAGATTGATATCGAAAATCTTGATCTGATCTTCTCCAGCAGGCATGGTGTCCAGAAAACGTTGAATAGTAGCACGACTCACGGGACTGCGCTGAGCCAGCGAACCGAAACAAACAGCACGGGTGGAAAGGGCCAGACGCTTCAAATCATCCGTAAAAGGAATATTATCCCAAGCTACCCCCTCTTTAATCTCATAACAGGGAACCCCCACAGCATCAAGAGTTACCTGTACCGTACCAGTAGGATAATCCACTTGCTCGATCTGACAAGTCAGTTTCTTTTGGGCAAAAACATCCAATATTTCTTGTCCGTCAACATCACGTCCCACTGCACTCACTACACGACTATCAAAACCAAACTGTGATACATGATAAGCGAAATTGGCAGGCGCACCACCTATTTTCTTTCCTTCGGGCAGCACATCCCAGAGTGCTTCCCCCATTCCTACGATGATTTTATTCATGATATGATTTATGATTTATGATTTATGATTTATGATTTATGATTTATGATTTATGAAAACTATTATTTTTTTATCTTCAAAGTATAGTACAGCAAATAAAGTACTCCGACAGTCATCACGGCTACTGCACCGCTTTGTCCTACGGCATCACTTGCCAATCCCATTGCCAACGGAAAAACAGTTCCACCAAAAAGTCCCATTATCATCAGACCGGAAACTTCATTCTTCTTGCCGGGCATATACAGCAACGCCTGTGAGAAGACAATCGAAAAGATATTCGAGTTTCCGTAACCTATCAGCGCAATGCAAATATAAATAGATGTTTTTGAATGGAAAGCAAAAAGTCCAATCATTGCCAGTAACATCATAAAACTACTGATAGCAAAGAACGATTTAGCATTCATCTTCCTCAAAATAAAAGAACCTGTGAAGCAACCTGCCGTACGGAAAATGAAGTATAGACTGGTAGCAAACGCAGCGTCATCCAATCCCATACCCAAACGCTCCATTAGAATCTTAGGAGCAGTAGTATTCGTACCTACATCGATTCCTACATGGCACATGATACCGACGAAAGAAAGCAAAACAAACGGCTTACCCAATAAAGCCAAACACTCACCGAACGTAGAAGGTTTTCCTTCCTCTTTCTCCTCGGCAATCTGTGTCTGTCCCAACAATAAAACGGCTATCACGGCTATCATCATATAAATAGGGAACAGTACACGCCAACCCAAACCGAACGACGGAATGGCCTGTGTAGCTCCCCACATAGCAATGTAAGGTGCAAGAAACGAAGCAATCGCCTTTACAAATTGTCCGAAGGTAAGGCTACTTGCCAGCCGGTCACCTCTCACGATGTTGGAAAGCAGCGGATTCAGTGAAGTCTGCATCAATGCATTGCCGATACCTAATAAAGAGAAAGAAAGCAGCATCAACATATAGCTATCACCAAAAACAGGCAATAACAACGAAGCAAAGGTCACAACCAAACTAAGGAGTACCGTCTTTTTTTGTCCGATACGGCTCATCAACATACCTGTCGGCACAGAGAAGATC from Bacteroides sp. MSB163 includes:
- a CDS encoding carbohydrate kinase yields the protein MNKIIVGMGEALWDVLPEGKKIGGAPANFAYHVSQFGFDSRVVSAVGRDVDGQEILDVFAQKKLTCQIEQVDYPTGTVQVTLDAVGVPCYEIKEGVAWDNIPFTDDLKRLALSTRAVCFGSLAQRSPVSRATIQRFLDTMPAGEDQIKIFDINLRQGFYTKEILCESMRRCNILKINDEELVTISRIFGYPGIDLQDKCWILLAKYNLKMLILTCGTNGSYVFTPGVVSYQDTPKVPVADTVGAGDSFTAAFTSAILSGKPVTEAHKLAVEVSAYVCTQSGAMPELPFAFKSRLA
- a CDS encoding DUF3843 family protein produces the protein MKIIGSEWRLGHWFAVASASDAYYVKLANKIHDYIRFAGLNDILTEFEQHNLAKLITFYFEDVISDVGIWRAFVAVHKEMYGKYLPFYDVDESRYYVDEINPEDICFLIWMGVQQYQKGTFINPENPGLMQLADKLYTLLDKEFENAPINTELVEKMYKPEWFEDFYLLKDWCAQFYRSAYLLQDEREWDHQDEVDEEFSKMLEDDDVRDYAVVSYLAICSKIGPLALTVPEWAQYILKNKGMDREAELLAGMKCLPYNLYLLRGYDADVLIVESVDGIVYTIDRSSMDSLQDDILEKHNGLVASLAFYDSGNWQVCGTTSWIEDAEDFYKMREEQEEKKASDRELYDKLLQVTGNDPLIYFAGHEDLMQWLDKHIGFAPDFVAPEGMKDEGNIAVFILPDGQLSILPDGALYIKDERNPYYNPDWAKRKAIRLLVEPEMVSKEMLHYLLEHRMLPDAQINSLQGPERGRQLIQENIDFVVRFSRKYKY
- a CDS encoding substrate-binding domain-containing protein, producing the protein MRRIYWLLIFIPVFIGGLLASCTHREARFRIGVSQCSDDEWRHQMNNEMLREALFYDGVEIDIRTVKDDNAEQIKDIRNFIKEGVDLLVVAPNEAAPITPVVEEAYDRGIPVIVFDRKILSDKYTAYIGADNYELGKAIGNYVANMLHGQGNVVEIAGLTGSTPAMDRHQGFVAAISPYPGIQLLAREDAGWLRSEAGEKMDTLLARFPEIDVVFAQNDRMAAGAYDVAERQGRAEEMCFIGTDALPGEGYGVEQVLNGQLDATFIYPTGGDRVIQMAMDILNKRDFPRETILSTSVVDATNAQIMQMQTSHIATLDEKIETMNGKMSQFLDRYATQQVILYGSLLVLLLVIGLLVAVYLSLRTKNRLNRELSRQKEKLEEQKQQLTQQKEQLIQQKEQLEQLSRELEEATHAKLVFFTNVSHDFRTPLTLIADPINQLLADKSLGEHPHQLLELMKKNANILLRLVNQILDFRKVENGRMELHLEPFDFLSSFRGWNDSFRMALLKKHISFSFEATPDTDFRMMADSEKMERIYFNLLSNAVKYTPENGKIVVKLEAETANYRFSVFNSGSHISPKEVDAIFERFYQIDGHQAGTGIGLALVRAFVEMHGGQITAHSNEKGATFTVLFPAQSVSLYHPTVVTLPTEEAEVSATLIETDLPLDEEDTKTADRPTVLVIDDNADIRNYVKTLLAEEYHVLDASEAATGIRLAMKYVPDVIVSDVMMPGMDGIECCRRLKTELQTCHIPVILLTACSLDEQRIQGYNGGADSYISKPFNSQLLLSRIRNLIDSRRQLRQFFGDNQTLAKENICDIDKDFVSRFKSLVEEKMRDPELNVEDLGKDMGLSRVQLYRKLKSLTNYAPNELLRQARLKKAISLLASSEMTVAEIAYEVGFSSPSYFTKCYKEQFGESPTDFLKRKNL
- a CDS encoding MFS transporter, whose protein sequence is MKSNSSLSKLIPVMLCFFAMGFVDLVGIASNYVKADLGLTDSQANIFPSLVFFWFLIFSVPTGMLMSRIGQKKTVLLSLVVTFASLLLPVFGDSYMLMLLSFSLLGIGNALMQTSLNPLLSNIVRGDRLASSLTFGQFVKAIASFLAPYIAMWGATQAIPSFGLGWRVLFPIYMMIAVIAVLLLGQTQIAEEKEEGKPSTFGECLALLGKPFVLLSFVGIMCHVGIDVGTNTTAPKILMERLGMGLDDAAFATSLYFIFRTAGCFTGSFILRKMNAKSFFAISSFMMLLAMIGLFAFHSKTSIYICIALIGYGNSNIFSIVFSQALLYMPGKKNEVSGLMIMGLFGGTVFPLAMGLASDAVGQSGAVAVMTVGVLYLLYYTLKIKK